GGCAAGGCTTTAGAGGGCCTGGCAGCCGTGGTGAAGGATTCGGGAGCAGAATTGATCGGTGCCGGGATTGTGATCGAGAAAGGGTTTCAGCCTGGAGGAGACCGTCTGCGCGCAGATGGAATCCGTGTCGAATCCCTTGCAATCGTAGAAAGCATGGATGAAAAAACGGGCAGTATCCGT
The sequence above is drawn from the Anaerotignum faecicola genome and encodes:
- a CDS encoding xanthine phosphoribosyltransferase (Catalyzes the transfer of the phosphoribosyl moiety from 5-phospho--D-ribosyl-1-pyrophosphate (PRib-PP) to the 6-oxo-guanine and -xanthine); this encodes GKALEGLAAVVKDSGAELIGAGIVIEKGFQPGGDRLRADGIRVESLAIVESMDEKTGSIRFRGDE